The following are encoded in a window of Acinonyx jubatus isolate Ajub_Pintada_27869175 chromosome D4, VMU_Ajub_asm_v1.0, whole genome shotgun sequence genomic DNA:
- the PTGR1 gene encoding prostaglandin reductase 1 — translation MVYAKSWTLKKHFEGSPTHGNFELKTVELPPLNNGEVLLEALFLTVDPYMRVAAKRLKEGDTMMGQQVARVVESKNSAFPTGTMVVASSGWTTHSISDGKDLEKLPAEWPDTLPVSLALGTVGMTGLTAYFGLLDICGVKGGETVMVNAAAGAVGSAVGQIAKLKGCKVVGAAGSDEKVAYLKKLGYDVAFNYKTVESLEETLKKASPDGYDCYFDNVGGEFSNIVIPQMKKFGRIAICGAISVYNTTRPLPPGPPPENIIYQQLRMEGFIVTRWQGDVRQKALKDLLTWVLEGKIQYREYITEGFENMPAAFMGMLKGENLGKTIVKA, via the exons ATGGTTTATGCTAAGAGCTGGACCCTGAAGAAGCACTTCGAAGGCAGCCCCACTCATGGTAACTTTGAGTTGAAAACAGTTGAACTCCCACCCTTAAACAATGGAG AGGTCCTGCTGGAAGCTTTGTTCCTCACTGTGGATCCTTACATGAG agtggcagccaAAAGATTGAAGGAGGGTGATACGATGATGGGGCAGCAAGTGGCCAG AGTTGTGGAAAGTAAAAACTCAGCCTTCCCAACAGGAACTATGGTAGTGGCTTCTTCAGGCTGGACAACTCACTCCATTTCTGATGGGAAAGATCTGGAAAAACTGCCTGCAGAGTGGCCAGACACATTACCAGTGTCTTTGGCTCTGGGAACAGTTGGCATGACAGG GCTAACAGCCTACTTTGGCCTACTTGACATCTGTGGTGTGAAGGGTGGAGAAACAGTGATGGTTAATGCAGCAGCAGGAGCAGTGGGCTCTGCTGTGGGCCAGATAGCTAAGCTCAAG GGCTGCAAAGTTGTTGGAGCAGCAGGGTCTGATGAAAAAGTTGCCTACCTTAAAAAGCTTGGATATGATGTTGCCTTTAACTACAAAACAGTAGAGTCTTTggaagaaactttgaaaaaagcCTCTCCTGATGGTTACGATTGTTATTTTGATAAC GTAGGTGGAGAGTTTTCAAACATTGTTATCCCCCAGATGAAGAAGTTTGGAAGGATTGCTATTTGTGGGGCCATCTCTGTGTATAATACTACTCGCCCACTTCCCCCAG GCCCACCCCCAGAGAATATCATCTATCAGCAACTCCGCATGGAAGGGTTCATTGTCACCCGCTGGCAAGGAGATGTCCGTCAGAAGGCTCTGAAAGACTTGCTGACATGGGTCTTAGAG GGTAAAATCCAGTACCGTGAATACATCACTGAAGGGTTTGAAAACATGCCAGCTGCATTTATGGGAATGCTGAAAGgtgaaaatttggggaaaacaatagtgaaagcatga